A portion of the Streptomyces platensis genome contains these proteins:
- a CDS encoding AAA domain-containing protein: MTAIQDPHPSMDGPFDPAAAAAAATDAILRDTLHGTRRGVVVDSPPGAGKSTLVVRAARELASAGRPLMVVAQTNAQVDDLVLRLAEKDPQLPVGRLHSSEPGAFDPALAELPAVRTSAKIADLAGLDIVVSTAAKWAYTKVDEPWRHAIVDEAYQMRSDALLSVAGLFERALFVGDPGQLDPFSVVGAEQWAGLAYDPSSSAVSTLLAHNPDLPQHRLPVSWRLPASAAPLVSAAFYPYTPFRSGTGHGDRRLAFGVPGDGSGVDRVLDEAAESGWGLLELPARHTPRTDPEAVRAVAHVVRRLLDRGGATTSEAHGAAEGAAPAPAPLTAGRIAVGTAHRDQAAAVRSALAELGVTGVAVDTANRLQGREFDVTVVLHPLSGRPDATAFHLETGRLCVLASRHRHACIVVCRAGVADLLDEHPATEPVQLGVTVKFPDGWEANHAVLAHLAEHRVSWR, translated from the coding sequence ATGACGGCCATTCAGGATCCGCACCCCAGCATGGACGGTCCCTTCGACCCCGCCGCCGCGGCCGCCGCGGCGACCGACGCGATCCTGCGGGACACCCTGCACGGCACCCGGCGCGGCGTGGTCGTGGACTCCCCGCCCGGCGCCGGCAAGTCCACCCTCGTGGTGCGGGCAGCCCGTGAACTCGCCTCCGCCGGACGCCCGTTGATGGTGGTCGCACAGACCAACGCCCAGGTCGACGACCTGGTGCTGCGGCTCGCCGAGAAGGATCCGCAGCTGCCGGTCGGCCGGCTGCACAGCAGTGAGCCCGGCGCGTTCGACCCGGCACTGGCCGAGCTGCCCGCGGTCCGTACGTCCGCGAAGATCGCCGACCTGGCCGGGCTGGACATCGTGGTCTCGACGGCCGCGAAATGGGCGTACACCAAGGTCGACGAGCCATGGCGGCACGCCATCGTGGACGAGGCCTATCAGATGCGCTCCGATGCGCTGCTGAGCGTCGCCGGGCTCTTCGAGCGGGCGCTGTTCGTCGGCGACCCGGGCCAGCTGGACCCCTTCAGCGTGGTCGGCGCGGAGCAGTGGGCGGGGCTGGCCTACGACCCGTCGTCCAGCGCGGTCTCCACCCTCCTGGCGCACAACCCCGACCTGCCGCAGCACCGGCTGCCGGTCTCCTGGCGGCTGCCCGCCTCGGCGGCGCCGCTGGTCTCCGCCGCGTTCTACCCGTACACCCCGTTCCGCAGCGGCACCGGCCACGGCGACCGCCGGCTGGCGTTCGGGGTGCCGGGCGACGGCTCGGGCGTGGACCGGGTGCTGGACGAGGCCGCCGAGTCCGGCTGGGGCCTGCTGGAGCTTCCCGCCCGCCATACGCCGCGTACGGACCCGGAGGCGGTCCGTGCGGTGGCCCACGTCGTGCGCCGGCTCCTCGACCGCGGCGGCGCCACGACCAGCGAGGCGCATGGGGCCGCGGAGGGGGCCGCGCCCGCCCCGGCACCGCTGACCGCCGGCCGGATCGCGGTCGGCACCGCCCACCGTGACCAGGCGGCAGCGGTCCGCTCCGCGCTCGCCGAGCTGGGGGTGACCGGCGTCGCGGTGGACACCGCCAACCGTCTCCAGGGCCGCGAGTTCGATGTCACGGTCGTCCTGCATCCGCTGTCCGGCCGGCCCGACGCCACCGCCTTCCATCTGGAGACCGGCCGGCTGTGTGTGCTCGCCTCCCGCCACCGGCACGCCTGCATCGTGGTGTGCCGCGCGGGCGTCGCCGACCTGCTGGACGAACACCCCGCGACCGAGCCGGTCCAGCTCGGCGTCACCGTCAAGTTCCCGGACGGCTGGGAAGCCAACCACGCCGTCCTCGCCCACCTCGCGGAACACCGGGTCAGCTGGCGCTAG
- a CDS encoding histidine phosphatase family protein, with product MAARIFLARHGQTEWSLTGRHTGRTDVPLLDEGRRGAKLLGERLHRAPWDGLPGVEVRTSPLVRAKETCELAGFGDRAQPWDALLEVDYGAYEGLTPAEIKSGRPDWLLWRDGVPEGETLAEVAARADEVVSWARSADRDVLVFAHGHILRTLGARWLGLDISFGARIRLEPTSLSVLGWAYGEPAIERWNDTGHLG from the coding sequence ATGGCAGCGCGCATATTCCTGGCCAGACACGGGCAGACCGAGTGGTCCCTGACCGGCAGGCACACCGGCCGTACGGACGTCCCGCTGCTGGACGAGGGCCGACGCGGCGCCAAGCTGCTGGGCGAGCGGCTGCACCGCGCCCCCTGGGACGGCCTGCCGGGCGTCGAGGTCCGCACCAGCCCCCTGGTACGCGCCAAGGAGACCTGCGAGCTGGCCGGATTCGGTGACCGGGCGCAGCCGTGGGACGCGCTGCTGGAGGTCGACTACGGCGCGTACGAGGGCCTGACCCCGGCCGAGATCAAGTCCGGCCGGCCCGACTGGCTCCTCTGGCGCGACGGGGTGCCGGAGGGGGAGACGCTCGCCGAGGTGGCCGCGCGGGCGGACGAGGTCGTCAGCTGGGCGCGGTCCGCCGACCGCGATGTGCTGGTCTTCGCGCACGGCCACATCCTGCGCACCCTCGGCGCCCGCTGGCTGGGCCTGGACATCTCCTTCGGCGCCCGGATCCGGCTGGAGCCGACGTCCCTGTCGGTGCTCGGCTGGGCCTACGGGGAACCGGCGATCGAGCGCTGGAACGACACCGGACACCTGGGCTGA
- a CDS encoding exopolysaccharide biosynthesis polyprenyl glycosylphosphotransferase, which yields MTTESADAHRAARVPPPPAVPRPAAAVRPPRGPGRETLPPPRPGRGVRRRIVAPLLATDALATAATALLVLGTATTPAALGLLPALLLLLHSHAGLYRPGPAPRALAELPTLLGRSAVCWCAAAAVLAAVRPGQALPPVLLAGAVAGHTALVCGGRAAVHRARRRAARRRPRATLIVGTDPAARQLAAVLHAHPESGLRPVAVVTPPWLPPGGPADALPPPAGPPLPRIGSAPDITRAVIQHTVRDVVFTLPPYGDPHTAALLRRFIDQGSAVWLAGAAAAREGRTPHAGTDHLWGFACRRLETAPPRHGGRSKRLLDLTLAASALVLTAPLLLGCALAVRLADGPGVLFRQERIGRGGRTFTLLKFRTWHPSDAHEAATRWSLADEPRMSRTGRLLRRTSLDELPQLWNVLRGEMSLVGPRPERPFFVEQFLGTCPEYGARHRMPAGMTGLAQVHGLRGDTSIEDRARFDNLYIDSWSLRLDLLILLRTVASVVRLEGR from the coding sequence ATGACGACGGAGAGCGCGGACGCGCACCGCGCCGCCCGGGTCCCGCCCCCGCCGGCGGTCCCCCGCCCGGCGGCCGCGGTCCGTCCGCCGCGCGGGCCGGGGCGGGAAACCCTGCCCCCGCCCCGGCCCGGCCGCGGCGTACGCCGGCGGATCGTCGCCCCGCTCCTGGCCACCGACGCGCTGGCCACCGCCGCCACCGCCCTGCTCGTCCTCGGCACCGCGACCACACCGGCCGCCCTCGGCCTCCTGCCGGCGCTTCTGCTGCTGCTCCACTCCCACGCCGGCCTCTACCGCCCCGGCCCCGCCCCGCGGGCGCTGGCCGAACTGCCGACGCTGCTGGGCCGGTCCGCCGTCTGCTGGTGCGCCGCGGCCGCGGTGCTCGCCGCCGTACGCCCCGGGCAGGCGCTGCCACCGGTCCTGCTGGCCGGTGCGGTGGCCGGGCACACCGCACTGGTCTGCGGCGGCCGGGCCGCGGTCCACCGGGCCCGCCGCCGGGCCGCCCGCCGCCGGCCGCGCGCCACGCTGATCGTCGGCACCGACCCGGCGGCCCGGCAGCTCGCCGCCGTGCTGCACGCCCACCCCGAGTCCGGACTGCGCCCGGTGGCGGTGGTCACCCCGCCATGGCTGCCGCCCGGCGGGCCCGCGGACGCGCTCCCGCCCCCCGCCGGACCGCCGCTGCCGCGGATCGGCTCCGCCCCCGACATCACCCGGGCCGTCATCCAGCACACCGTGCGGGACGTGGTGTTCACCCTGCCGCCGTACGGCGATCCGCACACCGCCGCGCTGCTGCGCCGCTTCATCGACCAGGGCTCGGCCGTCTGGCTGGCCGGCGCCGCGGCCGCCCGCGAGGGCCGGACCCCGCACGCCGGCACCGACCATCTGTGGGGCTTCGCCTGCCGGCGCCTGGAGACCGCCCCGCCCCGGCACGGCGGCAGGAGCAAGCGGCTGCTGGACCTCACGCTGGCCGCGTCGGCGCTGGTGCTCACCGCGCCCCTGCTGCTGGGCTGCGCCCTCGCCGTACGGCTCGCCGACGGGCCCGGCGTGCTTTTCCGGCAGGAACGGATCGGCCGCGGGGGCCGCACCTTCACCCTGCTGAAGTTCCGCACCTGGCACCCGAGCGACGCGCACGAGGCGGCGACGCGCTGGAGCCTGGCGGACGAGCCCCGGATGAGCCGGACCGGGCGGCTGCTGCGGCGCACCTCGCTGGACGAGCTGCCGCAGCTGTGGAACGTGCTGCGCGGCGAGATGAGCCTGGTCGGGCCGCGGCCGGAACGCCCCTTCTTCGTCGAGCAGTTCCTCGGCACCTGCCCCGAGTACGGCGCCCGGCACCGGATGCCGGCGGGCATGACCGGCCTGGCGCAGGTGCACGGGCTGCGCGGCGACACCTCCATCGAGGACCGGGCCCGCTTCGACAATCTCTACATCGACAGCTGGTCGCTCCGGCTGGACCTGCTGATCCTGCTGCGCACCGTGGCCTCGGTGGTGCGGCTGGAGGGCAGATGA
- a CDS encoding NAD(P)-binding domain-containing protein, producing MYDLVVVGAGPYGLSIAAHAAAAGLRLRVLGRPMASWRDHMPDGILLTSEPWSTDLAAPAGGHTLADYCAAHELTAEHGVPLPLGTFAAYGSWFGEQAVPQVEEVTVTAVRPDGEGFHVETDTGEQIAARTVVLAVGVLPFANRPWPLLELPPELASHSSDHRDLRRFVGQDVTVIGSGQSALETATLLAEQGARPRLVARADQLRWHTPPPPLERGRLRALRDPHSGLGPGWPSWLWSELPGAVRRLPPATRVHLAEHVPGPAGAWWLRERFEPAVPVQLGHRIRAATPHEGGVRLQLTHTDGGSETVDTDHVVAATGFTPDLGRLRLLHPRVRTTLRTVGGSRAPELSAGFESSWPGLFFAGLLSAPSFGPSMRFVYGASFTAARLLRGVQRRLGDRRGATTIPRPARDSTPAAH from the coding sequence ATGTACGACCTCGTCGTGGTGGGCGCCGGCCCCTACGGACTCTCGATCGCCGCGCACGCGGCGGCGGCCGGACTACGGCTGCGGGTCCTGGGCCGGCCGATGGCCTCGTGGCGCGACCACATGCCCGACGGCATACTCCTCACGTCCGAGCCCTGGTCCACGGACCTCGCCGCCCCGGCCGGCGGCCACACCCTGGCCGACTACTGCGCCGCCCACGAGCTGACCGCCGAGCACGGCGTCCCGCTGCCCCTCGGCACCTTCGCCGCGTACGGCAGCTGGTTCGGCGAACAGGCCGTGCCGCAGGTCGAGGAGGTCACGGTCACCGCCGTACGCCCGGACGGCGAGGGCTTCCACGTCGAGACGGACACCGGTGAGCAGATCGCGGCCCGGACCGTGGTGCTCGCCGTCGGGGTGCTGCCGTTCGCCAACCGCCCCTGGCCGCTGCTCGAACTCCCCCCGGAACTCGCCTCGCACAGCAGCGACCACCGCGATCTGCGCCGCTTCGTAGGCCAGGACGTCACGGTGATCGGCTCCGGGCAGTCCGCGCTGGAGACCGCGACCCTGCTGGCCGAACAGGGCGCCCGGCCCCGCCTCGTGGCCCGTGCCGACCAGCTGCGCTGGCACACCCCGCCACCGCCACTGGAGCGCGGCCGGCTGCGGGCGCTGCGCGACCCGCACTCCGGGCTGGGCCCCGGCTGGCCGAGCTGGCTGTGGTCGGAGCTCCCCGGGGCGGTGCGCCGGCTGCCCCCGGCGACCCGGGTGCATCTCGCGGAGCACGTACCGGGCCCGGCGGGCGCGTGGTGGCTGCGGGAGCGCTTCGAGCCGGCGGTGCCGGTCCAGCTGGGCCACCGGATCCGGGCGGCGACGCCCCACGAGGGCGGGGTGCGGCTCCAACTCACCCATACGGACGGCGGTTCCGAGACCGTCGACACCGATCACGTGGTGGCGGCCACCGGCTTCACCCCGGACCTCGGGCGGCTGCGGCTGCTGCACCCCCGGGTGCGCACCACCCTGCGGACGGTGGGCGGCAGCCGGGCGCCCGAGCTGAGCGCCGGTTTCGAGTCGTCCTGGCCGGGACTGTTCTTCGCGGGGCTGCTGTCCGCGCCGTCGTTCGGCCCGTCGATGCGCTTCGTGTACGGCGCGTCCTTCACCGCGGCGCGGCTGCTGCGCGGCGTACAGCGCCGGCTCGGCGACCGCCGCGGCGCCACCACCATCCCCCGCCCGGCACGGGACAGCACCCCGGCCGCGCACTAG
- a CDS encoding spermidine synthase gives MAKSRRGRGGPEPVTGTVDGGLAELRPDRDRPRGWTLLIDGAPQSHVDLDDPAYLDFSYQRRLGHVADLAGPAGKPLRVVHLGGGALTLARYVAATRPRSTQQVVEIDAALVQLIRRQLPLDSGWRIRVRGGDARAGLAKVPDGWADLIIADVFAGARTPAHLTSTEFVTEVHRALRPGGFYAANLADGPPLRFLRGQIATVRTVFPELCLTADPAVLRGKRFGNAVLLAAEAELPVAELTRRAATDPQSGRVEHGRALLDFTAGAAPVTDATATASPAPPADVFD, from the coding sequence ATGGCGAAGAGCAGACGCGGGCGCGGCGGCCCGGAACCCGTCACCGGAACGGTGGACGGCGGGCTGGCCGAGCTACGGCCCGACCGGGACCGGCCACGCGGCTGGACGCTGCTGATCGACGGTGCTCCCCAGTCCCATGTGGACCTCGACGACCCGGCATACCTGGACTTCTCCTATCAACGGCGGCTCGGGCACGTCGCCGACCTGGCCGGACCGGCCGGCAAACCGCTGCGCGTCGTCCATCTCGGCGGCGGCGCCCTGACCCTGGCCCGCTACGTCGCGGCGACCCGCCCGCGGTCCACCCAGCAGGTCGTGGAGATCGACGCGGCCCTGGTCCAGCTCATCCGCCGGCAGCTGCCGCTGGACAGCGGCTGGCGGATACGGGTGCGCGGCGGCGACGCCCGCGCCGGTCTCGCGAAGGTCCCGGACGGCTGGGCGGACCTGATCATCGCCGATGTCTTCGCCGGTGCCCGTACGCCCGCGCATCTGACCAGCACCGAATTCGTGACGGAGGTCCACCGGGCGCTGCGGCCCGGCGGGTTCTACGCGGCGAATCTCGCCGACGGGCCGCCGCTGCGGTTTCTGCGCGGCCAAATCGCCACCGTCCGTACGGTCTTCCCCGAACTGTGCCTGACCGCCGACCCGGCCGTCCTGCGCGGCAAGCGCTTCGGCAACGCCGTGCTGCTGGCCGCCGAAGCGGAACTGCCCGTCGCCGAACTGACCCGGCGGGCGGCGACCGACCCCCAGTCCGGCCGGGTCGAACACGGCCGCGCACTGCTGGACTTCACCGCCGGCGCGGCCCCGGTCACCGACGCCACCGCCACCGCCTCGCCCGCCCCGCCTGCCGACGTCTTCGACTGA
- a CDS encoding chaplin, which yields MKRFVTTAAVTAASCAMVLGGAGIASASGDHGRHGRGDHYNRHDHRGLYNHRSGANAAGFAAGSPGILSGNNVQVPINIPINICGNSLNLVAALNPAFGNVCINR from the coding sequence ATGAAGCGGTTTGTTACGACCGCCGCGGTGACTGCGGCCAGCTGTGCCATGGTTCTGGGTGGCGCAGGCATCGCATCCGCAAGCGGGGACCACGGCCGTCACGGCCGTGGCGACCACTACAACCGTCACGACCACCGCGGGCTGTACAACCACCGCAGTGGTGCCAACGCGGCGGGCTTTGCGGCGGGTTCCCCGGGCATTCTCAGCGGCAACAATGTCCAGGTCCCGATCAATATCCCGATCAACATCTGCGGCAACAGCCTCAACCTTGTCGCGGCGCTGAACCCGGCATTCGGGAACGTCTGCATCAATAGGTGA
- a CDS encoding glycosyltransferase: MKVLHVITDLDVGGAEQQLRLLLRRLPVPCEVLTLTSPGPVAEGIQADGTPVTHLGMTGNRDLTALPRLTRLIRDGGYDLVHTHLYRACVYGRVAARLAGVRAVVATEHSLGDAVIEGRRLTRGVRTLYRATERLGTATVAVSDTVAARLRRWGVPEQRIHVVPNGIEAHRFGFDPAARALVRTRLGLPLDAFVVGGAGRLVPGKRFDVLVRAVTQLPGVHLLLAGAGPERDMLRRMAEQFGSGDRIHLLGERDGAVDGAAADGPGGFGPDIPGLLSAIDVFVSPSPDEAFGLAVLEALASGLHVLYGSCPAVDELPADQAPGARHFGLNVHELATALRELRRQGPGRLPVPPVVRRYDITRSAEALLSVYEQALADTPARRGSPTPVPPRQGRAAALPPASVSLPDPARSPDPSPMSNR; encoded by the coding sequence GTGAAGGTTCTGCATGTGATCACAGACCTCGACGTGGGCGGCGCCGAACAGCAGCTGCGGCTGCTGCTGCGCCGGCTCCCCGTTCCCTGCGAGGTCCTCACCCTGACCAGTCCGGGCCCGGTCGCCGAGGGCATCCAGGCCGACGGTACCCCCGTCACCCACCTCGGGATGACCGGCAACCGGGACCTGACCGCACTCCCCCGCCTCACCCGGCTGATCCGCGACGGCGGCTACGACCTGGTGCACACCCACCTCTACCGCGCCTGCGTCTACGGCCGGGTCGCCGCCCGGCTGGCCGGCGTACGGGCCGTGGTCGCCACCGAACACTCCCTGGGCGACGCGGTCATCGAGGGCCGCCGGCTGACCCGGGGCGTCCGCACGCTCTACCGGGCCACCGAACGGCTGGGGACGGCCACCGTCGCCGTCTCGGACACCGTCGCCGCCCGGCTGCGCCGCTGGGGCGTACCGGAGCAGCGGATCCATGTGGTGCCCAACGGCATCGAGGCACACCGTTTCGGCTTCGATCCGGCGGCGCGGGCCCTGGTGCGGACCCGGCTGGGGCTGCCGCTGGACGCCTTCGTGGTCGGCGGCGCCGGGCGGCTGGTACCCGGCAAGCGGTTCGACGTACTGGTCCGGGCGGTCACCCAACTGCCCGGTGTGCACCTGCTGTTGGCGGGCGCGGGACCGGAGCGGGACATGCTGCGGCGGATGGCGGAGCAGTTCGGCTCGGGCGACCGGATCCATCTGCTGGGCGAGCGCGACGGGGCGGTCGACGGGGCGGCCGCCGACGGCCCCGGGGGCTTCGGGCCGGACATCCCCGGCCTGCTCTCGGCCATCGACGTCTTCGTCTCGCCCTCCCCCGACGAGGCGTTCGGCCTGGCCGTCCTGGAGGCGCTCGCGTCCGGCCTGCACGTCCTCTACGGCAGCTGCCCGGCCGTCGACGAACTCCCCGCCGACCAGGCCCCCGGCGCCCGCCACTTCGGCCTCAACGTCCATGAACTGGCCACCGCCCTGAGGGAACTACGACGCCAGGGCCCGGGCCGGTTGCCGGTCCCGCCCGTGGTGCGGCGCTACGACATCACCCGCAGCGCCGAGGCCCTGCTGTCCGTATACGAGCAGGCCCTGGCCGACACCCCGGCCCGGCGCGGCAGCCCGACGCCGGTACCACCACGCCAGGGGCGGGCGGCCGCGCTCCCGCCGGCAAGCGTGTCACTGCCGGATCCGGCCCGGTCGCCGGATCCGTCGCCGATGTCGAATCGGTAG
- a CDS encoding response regulator transcription factor encodes MARVLVVEDDQFVRSALIRHLTEAAHTVRSVGTALEALREVAHIGFDVVILDLGLPDLDGGEALKMLRGITDVPVIIATARDDEADIVRLLNDGADDYLTKPFSVEHLSARMAAVLRRSRAAGAEPPSRVIRVGGLSIDPLRRQAELDGAVLDLTRREFDLLAFLAGRPGVVVPRRELLAEVWQQSYGDDQTIDVHLSWLRRKLGETAARPRYLHTLRGVGVKLEPPR; translated from the coding sequence ATGGCACGTGTGCTCGTGGTCGAGGACGACCAGTTCGTACGCTCGGCCCTCATCCGGCATCTGACCGAGGCCGCCCACACGGTACGCAGTGTCGGTACCGCTCTGGAGGCGCTGCGTGAGGTGGCCCACATCGGCTTCGACGTCGTGATTCTCGACCTCGGGCTGCCCGATCTGGACGGGGGCGAGGCGCTCAAGATGCTTCGCGGCATCACCGATGTACCAGTGATCATCGCCACCGCCCGGGACGACGAGGCCGACATCGTCCGGCTGTTGAACGACGGTGCCGACGACTACCTCACCAAGCCGTTCTCCGTCGAGCACCTCTCGGCCCGGATGGCGGCCGTGCTGCGCCGCTCCCGGGCCGCCGGCGCGGAACCGCCCTCACGGGTGATCCGGGTCGGCGGCCTGTCCATCGACCCGCTGCGCCGGCAGGCCGAACTGGACGGCGCCGTCCTCGACCTGACCCGCAGGGAGTTCGACCTGCTGGCCTTCCTCGCCGGCCGGCCGGGCGTCGTCGTGCCCCGCAGGGAACTCCTCGCCGAGGTCTGGCAGCAGTCCTACGGCGACGACCAGACCATCGACGTCCATCTGTCCTGGCTGCGCCGCAAACTGGGCGAAACCGCCGCGCGGCCCCGCTACTTGCACACCCTGCGGGGTGTCGGGGTGAAGCTGGAGCCGCCGCGGTGA
- a CDS encoding transcriptional regulator: MASPAASSASSRTVPARPNLAFRQLRGRLSPGEFAAAVRRSAREIGEQVSCDARYVGRVESGEIRCPNYAYERVFRHMFPGLTLPDMGFAPREAVRGRGARTAAVGAAPLATDPDHRDTRIQICEESDVLRRAFITGGPAAALGFAALHPIEAAAAPARVPGPRVPVTGRPGAAEAAAVEEAVRHIRLLDDRHGAEGIYRRATQPLRAAYELLDAGVQRRSVSDRLHAGAGELAITVGWLAHDSGRFGDARSHYAEALATARVCGDAALEAHAFCNTAFLARDAGRPREAVRAAQAAQQAAKQLASPRLLSLLALREAGGWAGLADRAGCEQALARAERLFAGGPRDGDPEWMTFYGEAELAGLEAQCWSALGDAGRAVEHARRAVALQDAHFTRNIALFTAELAGDLAAGGEPEEAAAAGVRALSLLEEVRSARIRTMLDGTAGALRAYRDGGVVADFLERHAASAASGGGTPAGDSAG; this comes from the coding sequence ATGGCGTCGCCAGCAGCTAGTTCAGCGTCGTCCCGCACCGTACCCGCCCGCCCGAACCTCGCTTTCCGACAGCTGCGCGGCCGGCTGTCACCGGGCGAGTTCGCGGCGGCGGTCCGACGGTCCGCCCGTGAGATCGGCGAACAGGTCTCGTGCGACGCCCGCTATGTGGGCCGCGTCGAGTCCGGGGAGATCCGGTGTCCGAACTACGCCTACGAGCGGGTGTTCCGGCACATGTTCCCCGGGCTGACGCTGCCCGACATGGGCTTCGCGCCGCGCGAGGCGGTACGCGGACGGGGGGCGCGTACGGCGGCGGTCGGCGCCGCGCCCCTGGCAACCGACCCCGACCACCGCGATACCCGTATCCAGATCTGCGAGGAGAGCGACGTGCTGCGTCGCGCGTTCATCACCGGCGGCCCGGCAGCAGCCCTGGGCTTCGCCGCCCTGCATCCCATCGAGGCCGCTGCCGCGCCCGCCCGTGTGCCGGGCCCACGCGTACCCGTCACCGGGCGGCCCGGCGCCGCCGAGGCCGCCGCCGTCGAGGAGGCCGTCCGCCACATCCGGCTGCTGGACGACCGGCACGGCGCGGAGGGCATCTACCGCCGCGCCACCCAGCCGCTGCGCGCCGCCTACGAGTTGCTGGACGCGGGCGTACAGCGCAGATCGGTCTCCGACCGGCTGCACGCCGGGGCCGGTGAACTCGCCATCACCGTGGGCTGGCTGGCGCATGACTCGGGCCGTTTCGGCGATGCCCGCTCGCACTACGCGGAGGCCCTGGCCACCGCCCGGGTCTGCGGGGATGCCGCCCTGGAGGCGCACGCGTTCTGCAATACCGCCTTCCTCGCCCGCGATGCCGGCCGGCCGCGGGAGGCGGTGCGGGCCGCGCAGGCGGCGCAGCAGGCCGCCAAACAGCTGGCCTCGCCGCGGCTGCTGTCGCTGCTGGCGCTGCGGGAGGCGGGCGGCTGGGCGGGGCTGGCCGACCGGGCCGGCTGTGAGCAGGCGCTGGCGCGGGCCGAGCGGCTGTTCGCGGGCGGGCCGCGGGACGGCGACCCGGAGTGGATGACGTTCTACGGGGAGGCCGAACTGGCGGGCCTGGAGGCGCAGTGCTGGTCGGCCCTGGGCGACGCGGGGCGCGCGGTGGAGCATGCGCGCCGGGCGGTGGCGCTCCAGGATGCCCATTTCACCCGCAATATCGCGCTGTTCACCGCGGAGCTCGCGGGCGATCTCGCGGCCGGCGGCGAGCCCGAGGAGGCGGCGGCGGCCGGGGTCCGGGCGCTGTCCCTGCTGGAGGAGGTCCGTTCGGCCCGTATCCGGACGATGCTCGACGGCACGGCCGGGGCGCTGCGGGCCTACCGGGACGGTGGTGTGGTCGCCGACTTCCTGGAGCGGCACGCGGCCTCGGCCGCGTCCGGTGGCGGGACGCCGGCAGGGGACTCCGCCGGCTGA
- a CDS encoding sensor histidine kinase, giving the protein MRWALVKVALAVTAMVVVAFAVPLGLVVKELARDRAYSNAERQAATIGPVLAITTDRTQLERAVASAETGSGGRIGVHVPASGKNGRPAEIGSRRAPQADVAAAAKLGRAAISPVSGGSSLLQPTAVAAGIAVVEVFVPDEALTRGVATSWLVLAGVGLALVIGSVAVADRLGTRMVRPAERLAGAAHDLGRGRLGVRVPEDGPKELRSAASAFNAMADQVVQLLANERELAADLSHRLRTPLTVLRLNAASLGDSPAADQTRSAVEQLEREVDQIIRTAREQKAQTQQAAAVAGCDAAEVIHERMAFWSALAEDEGRTVRIAGADRPVRLPVARPDLAAALDAMLGNVFRHTPEGTAFAVDVHNAEEAVIVLVSDAGPGIADPDAALRRGHGGGGDGSTGLGLDIVRRLAESTGGDVRIGRSVLGGTEVRVWLALDGGRAPHGGRRGHRLRRTLRTRRRRAARTGT; this is encoded by the coding sequence GTGAGATGGGCCCTGGTCAAGGTGGCGCTGGCGGTCACCGCGATGGTCGTGGTCGCCTTCGCCGTCCCCCTCGGGCTGGTCGTCAAGGAACTGGCCCGCGACCGCGCCTACTCCAATGCCGAACGGCAGGCCGCCACCATCGGCCCGGTCCTCGCCATCACCACCGACCGCACCCAGCTGGAGCGCGCCGTCGCCAGCGCCGAGACCGGCTCCGGCGGCCGGATCGGCGTCCATGTACCGGCGAGCGGCAAGAACGGCCGGCCCGCCGAGATCGGCTCCCGGCGCGCCCCGCAGGCCGATGTGGCGGCCGCCGCCAAGCTGGGCCGGGCCGCCATCTCACCGGTCTCCGGCGGCTCCTCGCTCCTCCAGCCGACCGCGGTCGCCGCCGGTATCGCCGTCGTCGAGGTGTTCGTCCCCGACGAGGCGCTGACCAGGGGCGTCGCCACCTCCTGGCTGGTGCTGGCCGGTGTCGGCCTGGCGCTGGTCATCGGCTCGGTCGCGGTCGCCGACCGGCTCGGCACCCGCATGGTGCGGCCCGCTGAACGGCTGGCCGGAGCCGCCCACGACCTCGGCAGGGGCAGGCTCGGCGTCCGCGTCCCGGAGGACGGCCCCAAGGAACTGCGGTCCGCGGCCAGCGCGTTCAACGCCATGGCCGACCAGGTCGTCCAACTGCTCGCCAACGAACGGGAGCTGGCCGCCGATCTCTCGCACCGGCTGCGCACCCCGCTGACCGTGCTCCGGCTCAACGCCGCCTCGCTCGGTGATTCCCCGGCCGCCGACCAGACCCGGTCGGCCGTCGAGCAACTGGAGCGCGAGGTCGACCAGATCATCCGCACCGCCCGCGAGCAGAAGGCCCAGACCCAGCAGGCGGCCGCCGTGGCCGGCTGTGACGCCGCCGAGGTGATCCACGAGCGGATGGCGTTCTGGTCGGCGCTCGCCGAGGACGAGGGCCGCACCGTACGCATCGCCGGCGCGGACCGCCCCGTACGCCTCCCCGTCGCCCGCCCCGACCTCGCCGCCGCCCTGGACGCGATGCTCGGCAACGTCTTCCGGCACACCCCCGAGGGCACCGCGTTCGCGGTCGATGTCCACAACGCGGAGGAGGCGGTGATCGTGCTGGTCTCGGACGCCGGGCCGGGCATCGCCGACCCGGACGCCGCGCTGCGCCGCGGCCACGGCGGGGGAGGGGACGGCTCGACCGGCCTCGGGCTGGACATCGTGCGCCGGCTGGCCGAGTCCACCGGCGGCGATGTGCGCATCGGCCGCTCGGTGCTCGGGGGCACCGAGGTACGGGTCTGGCTGGCGCTGGACGGCGGGCGCGCCCCGCACGGCGGACGGCGCGGCCACCGGCTGCGCCGCACGCTCCGCACCCGGAGGCGCCGGGCCGCGCGCACCGGGACCTGA